Proteins co-encoded in one Natrarchaeobius halalkaliphilus genomic window:
- the glmM gene encoding phosphoglucosamine mutase: MEVFGSSGTRGVANEELTPEFVLRVGKATGTAWGVDRVAIARDTRYTGRMLADAATSGLASTGTDVDRLGILPTPGAQFHAERAGVPVVVITASHNPPQYNGIKLVGTDGVELAVSDLETIEETLLSERFAVAPWDETGRVREITGTTDQYVDELLAAAERETIAGADLTVALDPGHGAGALTSPRFFRELGCRVVTVNGQADGRFPGRDPEPVPENLGDLGELVRASDADVGIAHDGDADRAIFFDEDGEYVPGDATLAALAAAELEAGDTVVSAVNVSQRLVDVVTDLGAELELTPIGSTNIITRIRELEASGARVPIAGEGNGGIFFPAFRLARDGAFTAARFLELVAERSVSEIVSPFDGYANVRHNLEYESTAERDAMLDAAANHAQSADAELNTRDGYRLDYGDAWVLARPSGTEPLVRVYAEARDAGRAQELADELYETLADAKANA, encoded by the coding sequence ATGGAAGTATTCGGCTCGAGCGGGACGCGCGGCGTCGCCAACGAAGAGCTGACGCCCGAATTCGTCCTGCGCGTTGGGAAGGCTACGGGGACGGCGTGGGGGGTCGATCGGGTCGCCATCGCGCGCGACACGCGCTATACCGGCCGAATGCTGGCCGACGCGGCCACAAGCGGGCTCGCGAGCACGGGGACCGACGTCGACCGCCTCGGTATCCTCCCCACACCAGGAGCACAGTTCCACGCCGAGCGAGCGGGTGTTCCCGTCGTGGTGATCACCGCCTCACACAACCCGCCACAGTACAACGGAATCAAACTCGTCGGAACCGACGGCGTCGAACTGGCCGTCTCGGACCTCGAGACGATCGAGGAAACGCTGCTGTCCGAACGGTTCGCCGTTGCTCCCTGGGACGAGACCGGACGGGTCCGAGAGATAACGGGGACGACGGACCAGTACGTGGATGAACTGCTCGCGGCTGCCGAGCGGGAGACGATCGCCGGTGCCGATCTGACGGTCGCACTCGATCCCGGTCACGGCGCTGGCGCACTGACCAGCCCGAGGTTCTTTCGGGAACTCGGCTGTCGCGTCGTCACGGTCAACGGCCAGGCCGACGGTCGCTTCCCCGGTCGCGATCCAGAACCCGTCCCGGAGAACCTGGGAGACCTGGGAGAACTCGTTCGGGCCAGCGACGCTGACGTCGGAATCGCTCACGACGGCGACGCCGATCGTGCGATCTTCTTCGATGAGGACGGCGAGTACGTTCCGGGCGACGCCACGCTCGCCGCCCTCGCCGCTGCCGAACTCGAGGCGGGAGACACCGTCGTCTCGGCGGTCAACGTCTCCCAGCGACTCGTCGACGTCGTCACCGACCTCGGTGCCGAACTCGAGTTGACCCCGATCGGCTCGACGAACATCATCACGCGGATCAGAGAGCTCGAAGCGAGCGGCGCGCGCGTTCCGATCGCGGGCGAGGGCAACGGCGGAATCTTCTTCCCCGCTTTCCGGCTCGCGCGCGACGGCGCGTTCACCGCGGCACGATTCCTCGAACTCGTGGCAGAGCGATCGGTGAGCGAGATCGTCTCACCCTTCGACGGCTACGCGAACGTTCGACACAACCTCGAGTACGAATCGACGGCCGAACGCGACGCCATGCTCGATGCGGCGGCGAACCACGCCCAATCCGCGGACGCCGAACTCAACACGCGAGACGGCTACCGCCTCGACTACGGCGACGCGTGGGTGCTCGCCCGTCCGTCCGGAACGGAACCCCTCGTTCGGGTCTACGCCGAAGCTCGAGACGCCGGTCGCGCCCAGGAGTTGGCCGACGAGCTGTACGAGACGCTCGCGGATGCGAAGGCGAACGCTTGA
- a CDS encoding HVO_0234 family beta-propeller protein, translated as MDSIEEKRVYGDRDGALEAYVTSSIGVVRVRVAGDTVGEFGLCERCDARDVTATDDVVAIATEEDVRVYDLESGVGSAEGTDDEPTFAETGFGSAVAVGADGPDLIAAGDDGRVARRRAGTDRWEPLAADAVGGADSERPGIGTVRAIDGDLVGTETGVYRIHDGGLDHAGLTAVNDVSTPGVPLAATDDGLYKLGNGWMEILEESFESVTADPRSEPGRLVRAHATAGDTIYALEGGEWHATGSAGAPIVAIRYGETVYAVTEDGGFCATGEGGWRTHPLGIDGVTGLAIAAARSDSSH; from the coding sequence ATGGATTCGATCGAGGAGAAACGAGTCTACGGCGACCGCGACGGCGCACTCGAGGCGTACGTCACGAGTTCGATCGGCGTCGTTCGCGTTCGGGTTGCCGGCGACACCGTCGGTGAGTTCGGTCTCTGTGAGCGCTGCGACGCCAGGGACGTGACGGCGACCGACGACGTCGTCGCGATCGCGACGGAGGAGGATGTTCGCGTGTACGACCTCGAGAGTGGAGTGGGCTCAGCCGAGGGTACCGACGACGAGCCGACGTTCGCGGAAACCGGGTTCGGCTCCGCGGTCGCCGTCGGTGCGGACGGCCCAGATCTGATCGCGGCCGGCGATGACGGTCGCGTCGCCCGGCGTCGCGCCGGCACCGATCGTTGGGAACCGCTCGCCGCAGACGCGGTGGGTGGAGCGGACTCGGAGCGACCGGGAATCGGTACGGTCCGAGCGATCGACGGCGATCTCGTCGGAACCGAGACGGGGGTCTATCGCATTCACGACGGCGGGCTCGATCACGCCGGACTGACGGCTGTCAACGACGTCTCGACGCCAGGCGTTCCGCTCGCGGCCACGGACGACGGCCTGTACAAGCTCGGAAACGGCTGGATGGAGATCCTCGAGGAATCGTTCGAATCGGTAACTGCGGACCCGCGTTCGGAGCCCGGCCGTCTGGTTCGGGCTCACGCAACTGCGGGCGACACGATCTACGCGCTAGAGGGTGGCGAGTGGCACGCGACCGGCAGCGCCGGCGCTCCGATCGTCGCCATCCGTTACGGCGAGACGGTCTACGCCGTAACGGAGGACGGCGGCTTTTGCGCTACGGGCGAGGGTGGATGGCGCACGCATCCACTCGGTATCGACGGCGTCACGGGGCTCGCGATCGCAGCCGCCCGAAGCGATAGTAGCCACTGA
- the prs gene encoding ribose-phosphate diphosphokinase: MIISGSASQSLAARLATELEESLATAEYDRFPDGELLASVPDIDANAERAVIVASTVSSDAHLEVLQLQDAARQAGIDETVTVLPYMGYGRQDRSFDAGQPISARAVARAISTGTDRVLTVSPHEQVVCEFFEPTATAVEAADRLADPLPADLVDPVFLSPDAGAISLAETVRDAFGAGETDYFEKVRHSGTAVEVSLSGVDVVGRDVVITDDIIATGSTMSEAVAVLRERDVGRVFVTCVHPLLVRNAYTKLARAGVEAIYATDTIERESSVVSVAPELAAHL, encoded by the coding sequence ATGATCATCAGTGGATCCGCGTCCCAGTCACTCGCCGCGAGGCTCGCGACCGAACTCGAGGAATCGCTCGCGACCGCCGAGTACGACCGCTTTCCCGATGGGGAGCTCCTCGCGTCAGTCCCCGATATCGACGCCAATGCGGAGCGTGCCGTCATCGTCGCCTCGACGGTCTCGAGCGACGCTCACCTCGAAGTACTCCAGCTTCAAGACGCCGCACGGCAGGCCGGCATCGACGAGACCGTCACGGTTCTCCCGTACATGGGCTACGGACGCCAGGACAGGTCCTTCGATGCCGGACAGCCGATTTCGGCGCGCGCGGTCGCTCGCGCGATCTCGACGGGGACGGATCGCGTCCTCACGGTCTCTCCGCACGAACAGGTCGTCTGCGAGTTCTTCGAACCGACGGCCACGGCAGTCGAGGCGGCGGATCGGCTGGCCGATCCTCTCCCCGCCGATCTCGTCGATCCAGTGTTCCTCTCGCCGGACGCCGGCGCGATCTCGCTCGCTGAGACGGTCCGGGACGCCTTCGGTGCGGGCGAGACGGACTACTTCGAGAAGGTCCGTCACTCGGGAACCGCGGTCGAAGTCTCTCTGAGTGGCGTCGATGTCGTCGGTCGCGACGTCGTCATCACGGACGACATCATCGCGACCGGGTCGACGATGAGCGAGGCGGTCGCTGTACTGCGCGAGCGGGACGTCGGCCGCGTCTTCGTCACCTGCGTCCATCCGCTGCTGGTCCGAAACGCGTACACGAAGCTCGCCCGCGCCGGCGTCGAGGCGATCTACGCCACGGATACGATCGAGCGCGAAAGCAGCGTCGTTTCGGTCGCACCCGAACTCGCAGCCCACCTCTGA
- a CDS encoding CARDB domain-containing protein: protein MTSRLIAIVFVVLMIASLPAGVGAFESAEPTASPAAEPASLEPIDAGSITATTATESTLYRTTTLRHLPDRSGTFETEKEFRVPDPVVDLEIGLHSRAEVESTEGFEETGDGTLEWTEETDRPSVRFTMPANRTGDVGAHALESGGSPETSGEVPNEPTKRAMVTATIDERTEHARTATTADERYTFVDTGEWGVVQVPGIDISLRQTESVGHDETVRVDGPGATGGDIAFFGEVEEHQRTVDGETIRLVVSESAEMAEEPSAVLETLTYASRELDVGARPDEAFIVAVPTDVNWGPEGVQYGDGDAWVRADAPLENPANIWVHEYVHVRQDFSGSASDARLGPEAEWLVEAQAEYYAATIAFEKGLIEFDELKRHLERGERAPYADGILADPPSWEDDRTDYVKGRLVYAEIDRVLRLETEGDRTLEDVFRVMNANEEGLTGDGFLELLEDAGGEAVRATAERYTLTDATPGMWSRSEHAAAFDLEGAAFAYRLGPEPLEVADEPWEDGYVTAERDAVVVPMDTSVTVPATVENVGDRDGTYDASLVIDGDIVDYNQSALPVGRHATERLAWTPPEPGDYALRVGSDELAVFVRTASSVTVTDLSIDPEPARPGEPVDVTATVEAAGDGPGTAVIEFRTEDGVVAERTVVVASDERKTINASVQFDEEGTYELVVGDRETTVTIEAVPPADLEEVPGFGVGTAIGSLLAAITVILVGKRWTRPSRR from the coding sequence GTGACTTCCCGACTGATCGCGATCGTATTCGTCGTCTTGATGATCGCCAGCCTCCCGGCCGGCGTCGGCGCGTTCGAGTCTGCCGAACCGACCGCCTCACCGGCAGCGGAGCCCGCTTCGCTCGAGCCGATCGACGCCGGGTCCATCACGGCCACGACCGCCACTGAAAGCACGCTTTATCGGACGACGACGCTCCGCCACTTGCCCGATCGATCCGGGACGTTCGAGACCGAAAAGGAGTTTCGCGTCCCCGATCCCGTCGTCGACCTCGAGATCGGTCTCCACTCCCGTGCGGAAGTCGAGTCGACCGAGGGGTTCGAGGAGACCGGCGACGGAACGCTCGAGTGGACCGAGGAGACGGATCGACCGTCGGTGAGGTTTACCATGCCGGCCAACCGGACGGGTGACGTCGGCGCTCACGCGCTCGAATCGGGCGGATCACCGGAAACGAGCGGTGAGGTCCCGAACGAGCCGACGAAACGCGCGATGGTAACGGCGACCATCGACGAGCGAACAGAACACGCGAGGACAGCGACGACCGCCGACGAGCGGTACACGTTCGTCGACACCGGCGAGTGGGGAGTGGTTCAGGTACCCGGTATCGATATCTCGCTGCGACAGACCGAGTCGGTCGGCCACGACGAGACGGTCCGCGTCGACGGCCCCGGTGCGACCGGCGGAGACATCGCCTTCTTCGGTGAGGTCGAAGAACACCAGCGAACCGTCGACGGAGAGACGATTCGCCTCGTCGTCTCCGAATCGGCAGAGATGGCCGAGGAGCCGTCCGCCGTCCTCGAGACGCTGACGTACGCGAGCCGGGAACTCGACGTCGGGGCCAGACCCGACGAAGCATTCATCGTCGCCGTTCCGACCGACGTCAATTGGGGGCCAGAGGGCGTCCAGTACGGCGACGGAGACGCGTGGGTTCGTGCCGACGCTCCCCTCGAGAACCCGGCGAACATCTGGGTTCACGAGTACGTCCACGTTCGTCAGGACTTCTCGGGTTCCGCGTCGGACGCTCGACTCGGACCAGAAGCGGAGTGGCTCGTCGAGGCCCAGGCCGAGTACTACGCGGCGACGATCGCCTTCGAGAAGGGGCTGATCGAGTTCGACGAACTGAAGCGACACCTAGAACGCGGCGAGCGAGCGCCGTACGCGGACGGAATCCTTGCCGATCCACCGAGCTGGGAGGACGATCGAACCGACTACGTCAAAGGGCGACTCGTCTACGCCGAGATCGATCGAGTGTTGCGACTCGAGACGGAGGGAGACCGCACGCTCGAAGACGTCTTCCGGGTGATGAACGCGAACGAGGAGGGACTTACTGGAGACGGGTTCCTCGAGCTCCTCGAGGACGCCGGCGGAGAGGCGGTCCGGGCGACCGCGGAGCGGTACACGCTGACCGACGCGACGCCGGGGATGTGGTCACGGAGCGAACACGCAGCCGCGTTCGATCTGGAGGGAGCCGCATTCGCGTACCGTTTGGGTCCAGAGCCACTCGAGGTGGCGGACGAACCGTGGGAGGACGGCTACGTAACCGCCGAGAGGGACGCCGTGGTGGTTCCGATGGATACGTCAGTGACGGTCCCGGCCACGGTCGAGAACGTCGGAGATCGAGACGGGACGTACGACGCGAGCCTCGTTATCGACGGTGACATCGTCGACTACAACCAGTCGGCCCTCCCCGTGGGGAGACACGCAACCGAACGGCTCGCCTGGACGCCGCCCGAACCCGGCGACTACGCACTTCGGGTCGGCTCGGACGAGTTGGCGGTCTTCGTCCGGACGGCATCGAGCGTCACCGTCACCGACCTCTCGATCGATCCCGAACCGGCACGTCCGGGCGAACCCGTAGACGTCACGGCGACGGTCGAGGCTGCCGGCGACGGTCCCGGAACGGCAGTTATCGAGTTCCGAACGGAAGACGGCGTCGTCGCGGAGCGAACCGTCGTCGTCGCGTCGGACGAGCGGAAAACGATCAACGCGTCGGTGCAATTCGACGAGGAGGGGACCTACGAACTCGTCGTCGGGGATCGGGAAACGACGGTGACGATCGAGGCCGTCCCACCCGCGGACCTCGAGGAGGTACCCGGTTTCGGCGTCGGAACCGCGATCGGTTCGCTCCTGGCCGCCATAACGGTGATTCTCGTCGGAAAGCGGTGGACGAGACCGTCACGACGGTGA